The following are encoded in a window of Chitinophaga sp. H8 genomic DNA:
- a CDS encoding UDP-N-acetylmuramoyl-L-alanyl-D-glutamate--2,6-diaminopimelate ligase: MNTLRNILYNVSIQAVHGNNDITVHALCMDSRTVTKGDAFIAVKGVHADGHLFIDKAIAQGAAAVICEVLPAQLTADVCYIQVNNSALACGIMAGNFYGNPSQQLQLIGVTGTNGKTTIATLLFRLFTQLGHHCGLISTVQNQIGDDIIPATHTTPDAIHLNALLAQMVLEGCEYVFMEVSSHAIHQQRIAGLKFAGGIFSNITHDHLDYHKTFDEYIRVKKSFFDNLPATAFALTNLDDKRGAVMLQNTKARKATYSLRTLADFKGKILDNGLTGLMMLIGETEVHFRLIGEFNAYNLLAVYGTGVLLGKDKVKVLQALSNTLGAEGRFDYILSAHERIIGIVDYAHTPDALKNVLSTIQNLRKGNEQVITVVGCGGDRDKTKRPVMADVATELSDKVIFTSDNPRSEDPVEIIREMEAGVPVHLKKKTLSITDRKEAIKTACSLANPEDIILIAGKGHEKYQDINGIKHPFDDKQVLKEVMEMMGK; the protein is encoded by the coding sequence ATGAATACGCTGCGGAACATATTGTACAATGTAAGCATACAGGCCGTTCATGGTAATAATGATATTACTGTGCACGCACTCTGCATGGATTCCAGAACTGTTACAAAAGGAGATGCCTTTATAGCAGTAAAAGGCGTACATGCGGATGGACACCTGTTTATCGATAAAGCCATTGCACAAGGAGCAGCAGCGGTTATCTGTGAGGTATTACCCGCTCAACTTACAGCCGATGTTTGTTATATACAGGTCAATAACAGCGCACTTGCATGTGGTATCATGGCAGGAAATTTCTACGGAAATCCCTCCCAGCAATTACAGCTGATAGGCGTTACCGGTACCAATGGTAAAACAACGATTGCTACCCTGTTATTCCGGTTATTTACCCAACTGGGACATCACTGTGGATTAATCTCCACCGTACAGAACCAGATAGGTGACGATATCATTCCGGCTACTCATACCACCCCGGATGCTATACATCTTAATGCCCTGTTGGCACAAATGGTACTGGAAGGATGTGAGTATGTGTTTATGGAGGTGAGTTCACATGCCATACACCAACAGAGAATTGCTGGCTTGAAGTTCGCCGGAGGGATCTTTAGCAACATTACACATGACCATTTGGATTATCATAAAACGTTTGATGAATACATCCGTGTTAAGAAATCGTTTTTTGACAACCTGCCAGCTACTGCTTTTGCATTGACCAATCTGGATGATAAGAGGGGTGCAGTGATGCTGCAGAATACCAAAGCCAGGAAAGCAACCTACAGCCTGCGTACACTGGCCGATTTCAAAGGAAAAATCCTGGACAACGGCCTTACCGGACTCATGATGCTGATTGGCGAAACAGAAGTACACTTCCGGCTCATTGGGGAATTTAATGCATACAACCTGCTGGCGGTATATGGTACAGGGGTTTTGTTGGGTAAAGATAAGGTGAAAGTACTGCAGGCCCTGAGCAACACATTAGGTGCGGAAGGACGTTTTGACTATATCCTTTCCGCTCATGAACGGATCATTGGTATTGTGGATTATGCGCATACTCCAGATGCACTTAAAAATGTACTGTCTACTATTCAAAATCTGCGTAAGGGTAATGAGCAGGTAATTACAGTAGTAGGATGCGGTGGCGACCGGGATAAAACCAAACGCCCGGTAATGGCAGATGTGGCAACGGAACTTAGTGACAAAGTGATTTTCACATCAGATAATCCCCGCTCTGAAGATCCTGTGGAAATTATCCGCGAAATGGAGGCAGGTGTTCCGGTACATCTGAAGAAAAAAACATTATCCATTACCGACAGGAAAGAAGCTATTAAAACAGCCTGCAGCCTGGCCAATCCGGAAGATATCATCCTGATAGCAGGTAAAGGGCATGAAAAATACCAGGACATTAATGGTATCAAACATCCTTTCGACGATAAACAGGTATTGAAAGAAGTGATGGAAATGATGGGAAAGTAA
- a CDS encoding FtsL-like putative cell division protein: protein MQEEALHTESQEPQEPLETPEPKKEWRLRINYRAIVQNMPFILFLSAMALLYIANSHLAEKKIRRINKLGREIKELKWEYINVKSELMFRSKMSEVSKSVEPLGLKQLNAPPQKIVIQQNEKK from the coding sequence TTGCAGGAAGAAGCGTTACATACAGAAAGTCAGGAACCGCAGGAGCCACTGGAAACTCCGGAACCTAAAAAAGAATGGCGATTGCGCATTAACTACAGGGCTATTGTGCAAAATATGCCATTCATACTTTTTCTATCTGCAATGGCACTGCTATATATCGCCAACAGTCACCTGGCAGAAAAGAAAATCAGAAGGATCAATAAACTGGGAAGAGAAATAAAAGAACTGAAGTGGGAATATATTAATGTGAAAAGTGAACTCATGTTTCGCAGCAAGATGAGTGAGGTTAGCAAATCAGTGGAGCCTTTAGGATTAAAACAATTAAATGCACCTCCACAGAAGATCGTGATCCAGCAAAATGAAAAGAAATAG
- a CDS encoding outer membrane protein assembly factor BamD yields MRKFLLYISVIVLVASSACNMELRRIEKSNNFEKKLAYADKLYEKKKYTQAQTLYTDLLPIFKGTEKFEPLYYNFAYCSYYVKDYVQAAFHFKNYLDAFPNSPRAIEMDYMQAYCYYKQSPKVALDQTNTMKAIAAMQTFINNYPTADKVAEANLVIELCRRKLEKKEFNSAELYYNLGYYKSAGIAFKNLMRNYPDSDKSDSYKVMAIRAYYQYAKNSIVERQKERYEQVVTEYMDFADHYSDSKLKPDAEKYYTLAQNNLKSLDNEQNKEKSNQ; encoded by the coding sequence ATGCGGAAATTTTTATTGTATATCAGTGTTATTGTGCTTGTAGCTTCTTCTGCCTGTAATATGGAGCTGAGGAGGATAGAAAAAAGTAACAACTTCGAAAAGAAGCTGGCTTACGCCGATAAGCTGTATGAAAAGAAAAAATACACTCAGGCGCAAACGCTGTATACAGACTTGCTTCCCATATTCAAGGGCACAGAGAAGTTTGAGCCGCTTTACTATAATTTTGCTTATTGTTCTTATTATGTGAAGGACTATGTACAGGCGGCTTTTCACTTCAAAAACTACCTGGATGCCTTTCCCAATAGCCCCAGGGCAATAGAAATGGACTATATGCAGGCCTACTGCTATTACAAACAATCTCCTAAAGTGGCACTGGATCAGACTAATACGATGAAAGCTATTGCAGCTATGCAAACTTTCATTAATAACTATCCTACCGCGGATAAAGTGGCAGAGGCTAACCTCGTTATTGAGCTTTGCCGTCGCAAACTGGAGAAAAAGGAGTTTAACAGCGCTGAGCTGTACTATAACCTGGGTTATTATAAGTCAGCAGGTATCGCTTTCAAGAACCTGATGCGTAACTACCCGGATTCTGATAAAAGCGACAGCTACAAAGTAATGGCTATCAGGGCGTACTACCAATATGCAAAAAACAGCATTGTAGAAAGGCAGAAAGAGCGTTATGAGCAGGTGGTAACAGAGTATATGGACTTTGCGGATCACTATTCAGACAGCAAATTGAAGCCTGACGCCGAAAAATATTATACCTTAGCACAAAACAATTTAAAATCCCTGGATAATGAGCAAAATAAAGAGAAGTCTAACCAGTAG
- a CDS encoding penicillin-binding protein — MALFSVAILVKVFVIQHVQGDYWRGMADSLHTRYVALDADRGTIYSEEGRMLSTSIPYFDIRIDFAADGLRDKNGKVFKDNVDSLSIRLARLLGDRTAGEYKQLLREGYKSKDRYFLLKRDVPFEQYQQIRNFPMFRLGKNKGGMIAETKNKRINPFKLLANRTIGLARENAQNVGLERTYNDYLKGVTGKRLMRRIAGGTFVPVEGYDIEPENGRDIITTIDVNMQDIVETALMNMMVDNEAEHGTCILMEVKTGKVKAVANLGRQPDGNYWEDMNYALQVGEPGSTFKLATVIAVLEDKYATMNDLVDMENGRWQVGRRTVFDSEPHKGPQNVSIKHAFELSSNVGMAKLAYQYYYKKPNAFVAHLKKLKLDQNTGIDLVGEGRPVIKNTASKTWSATTLPWMAFGYEVLISPLQTCMLYNAVANNGKMMKPYLVNSIMEFGQVVKQVEPAVVMDSICSKSTLTQVQRMLEGVMISGTGKRLATPYYTIAGKTGTALVANGSRGYADKIYQSSFAGYFPANDPQYTCVVVIKNKSRAKKFYGASVAGPVFREVADKLYAIAVEKQKPMQSSVQIDTLLALKNGKSSEWKEILSTLQLPWQGTVANSGWVSAKVNDRKVAFQTIAQAKGAVPNVTGMGLKDALYLLENAGLRVEVRGAGKVKTQSIPGGSKIGNDQTIVIELS; from the coding sequence ATGGCACTCTTCAGTGTGGCCATACTTGTCAAAGTGTTTGTAATACAGCATGTGCAAGGCGACTACTGGCGCGGCATGGCAGATAGCCTCCATACCCGCTACGTAGCATTGGATGCAGACCGTGGTACCATCTATTCCGAGGAAGGCAGAATGCTGTCTACCTCTATTCCGTATTTCGATATACGGATAGACTTTGCCGCAGACGGTTTACGTGATAAAAATGGTAAAGTGTTTAAAGATAACGTAGACTCCCTTTCCATCAGACTGGCGCGCCTTCTGGGCGACCGGACTGCGGGAGAATACAAACAGCTGCTGAGGGAAGGGTACAAATCGAAAGACCGTTATTTTTTGCTGAAACGCGATGTTCCCTTTGAGCAATACCAACAAATCCGCAACTTTCCAATGTTCCGGTTAGGTAAAAACAAAGGGGGCATGATTGCAGAAACAAAAAACAAACGCATCAACCCTTTTAAACTGCTGGCCAACAGAACCATCGGACTGGCACGTGAAAATGCCCAGAATGTCGGACTGGAAAGAACATATAATGATTACCTGAAAGGGGTAACCGGTAAAAGACTGATGCGCCGTATCGCTGGTGGCACTTTTGTTCCGGTAGAAGGATATGATATAGAGCCGGAAAACGGACGCGATATCATTACCACCATTGATGTAAACATGCAGGATATTGTTGAAACCGCGCTCATGAATATGATGGTGGATAATGAAGCAGAGCATGGTACCTGTATATTAATGGAGGTAAAAACCGGCAAAGTAAAAGCGGTGGCCAACCTGGGCAGACAACCGGACGGCAACTATTGGGAAGATATGAACTATGCACTGCAGGTGGGAGAACCGGGTTCTACCTTCAAACTGGCTACAGTAATTGCCGTGCTGGAAGATAAATACGCGACAATGAACGACCTGGTGGATATGGAAAACGGACGCTGGCAGGTGGGACGCAGAACTGTATTTGATTCTGAACCACACAAAGGTCCGCAAAATGTGAGTATCAAACATGCATTTGAGCTGAGCTCAAACGTAGGTATGGCCAAATTGGCCTATCAGTATTATTATAAAAAACCAAATGCTTTTGTAGCACACCTGAAAAAACTGAAGCTGGATCAAAATACAGGTATTGATCTGGTGGGAGAAGGAAGACCGGTAATAAAAAATACCGCTTCCAAAACATGGAGCGCTACTACCCTTCCCTGGATGGCATTCGGATATGAAGTACTGATAAGCCCGCTGCAAACTTGTATGCTGTACAACGCTGTGGCCAATAATGGTAAAATGATGAAACCTTACCTCGTCAATTCCATTATGGAGTTTGGCCAGGTAGTAAAACAAGTAGAGCCTGCTGTTGTAATGGACAGCATATGCTCAAAAAGTACTTTAACACAGGTACAACGGATGCTGGAAGGGGTAATGATCAGTGGTACCGGAAAACGGCTAGCCACTCCTTATTATACCATTGCAGGCAAAACAGGTACTGCGCTGGTAGCCAATGGCAGCCGGGGATATGCTGATAAAATCTATCAGTCTTCCTTTGCTGGCTATTTTCCTGCTAATGATCCGCAATATACCTGTGTGGTGGTAATCAAAAACAAATCCCGCGCAAAGAAGTTCTATGGGGCTTCTGTAGCCGGTCCGGTATTTCGTGAAGTGGCAGACAAACTATATGCTATTGCTGTAGAAAAACAAAAGCCCATGCAGTCGTCAGTTCAGATAGACACCCTGCTGGCACTCAAAAATGGCAAGAGCAGCGAATGGAAAGAAATACTCTCTACCCTCCAGTTGCCCTGGCAGGGTACTGTTGCTAACAGCGGCTGGGTAAGTGCTAAAGTGAATGACCGTAAAGTGGCCTTTCAAACCATTGCACAAGCCAAGGGCGCTGTTCCCAACGTAACTGGAATGGGATTAAAGGATGCACTGTACCTGTTGGAAAATGCTGGGCTAAGAGTAGAGGTGAGAGGTGCAGGTAAAGTAAAAACACAATCAATACCTGGTGGTAGTAAAATAGGTAATGATCAAACAATAGTAATTGAGTTGAGTTAA
- the mraY gene encoding phospho-N-acetylmuramoyl-pentapeptide-transferase produces MLYYFFDYLKTLNYNIAGGGMFQFITFRVTMALLLSLVISLLLGKRIVRYLQRKQIGETIRELGLAGENTKKGTPTMGGLIILTAIIIPTLLFARVLNVYILLILLSTIWLGIIGFIDDYIKVFKKNKEGLAGRFKIMGQVGLGLIIGTTLYFNDNVLISRELIGAKKLSANERPVSSSERVTKDGHRFVDVKTPITTIPFVKNHEFNYSKLISWMGPNAEKYTFIPYILIVIFIITAVSNGANITDGLDGLATGVSAIIGVCLGIFAYVSGNIQFAEYLNIMYIPNLGELSIFIAAFVGACVGFLWYNAYPAQVFMGDTGSLAIGGIIASLAIIVRKELLIPIFCGVFLVELVSVMLQVGYFKYTKKKYGEGRRILLMSPLHHHYQKLGYHESKIAVRFWIITIVCVVFSIATLKMR; encoded by the coding sequence ATGTTATATTATTTTTTTGATTACCTGAAAACATTAAACTATAACATCGCAGGAGGCGGGATGTTTCAATTCATCACGTTCCGTGTGACAATGGCTTTATTGTTATCATTGGTAATTTCTTTATTGCTTGGAAAACGTATAGTTAGATATCTTCAACGTAAACAAATAGGCGAAACGATCCGTGAGCTGGGGCTGGCTGGTGAAAACACCAAAAAAGGCACTCCTACCATGGGTGGTTTGATTATACTTACCGCCATTATCATACCTACTCTCCTTTTTGCACGGGTATTAAACGTGTATATCCTCCTCATTCTGCTGTCTACCATCTGGCTGGGCATCATTGGGTTCATTGATGATTACATTAAAGTATTTAAGAAAAATAAGGAAGGACTGGCTGGCAGATTTAAAATAATGGGGCAGGTGGGGTTAGGACTGATTATTGGTACTACCCTCTATTTCAACGATAACGTGCTTATATCGCGCGAATTGATTGGCGCCAAAAAGCTGAGCGCAAATGAAAGGCCAGTTAGCAGCTCCGAAAGGGTCACTAAAGACGGGCACCGGTTCGTGGATGTAAAAACACCCATCACTACCATCCCATTTGTAAAGAATCATGAGTTCAACTATTCCAAACTCATTTCCTGGATGGGACCCAATGCAGAGAAATACACCTTCATCCCTTATATACTGATTGTAATCTTCATCATTACAGCTGTATCCAATGGGGCTAATATTACTGACGGACTGGATGGCTTAGCCACCGGTGTTTCTGCTATTATAGGGGTATGTCTTGGCATATTCGCTTACGTATCCGGTAACATCCAGTTTGCCGAATACCTGAACATCATGTATATACCAAACCTGGGCGAGCTGTCTATTTTTATTGCAGCCTTTGTAGGGGCCTGTGTGGGCTTTCTATGGTATAATGCCTACCCCGCACAAGTATTCATGGGAGATACCGGTAGCCTTGCAATAGGTGGCATCATTGCATCACTGGCTATCATCGTACGTAAAGAATTATTGATTCCTATTTTCTGTGGCGTATTCCTGGTAGAACTCGTATCAGTAATGTTACAGGTAGGATATTTTAAATACACAAAAAAGAAATACGGTGAAGGAAGACGGATATTGTTAATGTCACCCCTCCATCACCATTATCAAAAACTGGGCTATCATGAAAGTAAGATTGCCGTACGCTTTTGGATCATCACCATCGTATGCGTGGTATTTTCTATTGCTACGCTGAAAATGCGGTAA
- the coaBC gene encoding bifunctional phosphopantothenoylcysteine decarboxylase/phosphopantothenate--cysteine ligase CoaBC: MLQGKKVLLGVSGSIAAYKAATLTRLLVKEGALVKIVMTPAACDFITPLTLATLSKHEVPTDISNNSNWNNHVMLGRWADVMLIAPASANTLAKMAQGLCDNLLLATYLSATCPVLFAPAMDEDMWHHPATKANVAKLLAYGHQQIPVATGELASGLFGEGRMAEPEAIVAFLHQHFSENTTAPKPLAGKTALVSAGPTVEPIDPVRFISNHSSGKMGIAIAEEMANAGAKVKLVLGPTHLTTTHPGVEIFPVKTAAEMLDSCVSNAAAAEIIIMAAAIADYRPVNVADKKIKKNEGSLHIDLEKTQDILRTLGAGKTPGQLLVGFSLETNNEKEFALKKLREKNLDLIVMNSLNDPGAGFNYDTNKVTLFDKNGGEKVLPLKSKQEVAQDIVSAIIQMQHD, encoded by the coding sequence ATGTTACAAGGAAAGAAAGTTTTACTGGGTGTATCTGGTAGCATTGCTGCCTATAAAGCCGCTACCCTTACCCGTCTGCTGGTAAAAGAGGGCGCTTTGGTAAAGATTGTGATGACCCCCGCCGCCTGTGATTTTATTACCCCGCTTACACTTGCCACCTTATCAAAACATGAGGTTCCCACAGATATTAGCAATAACAGCAACTGGAATAACCATGTAATGCTGGGCCGCTGGGCAGACGTGATGCTGATTGCTCCGGCTTCTGCCAATACTTTGGCTAAAATGGCACAGGGGCTGTGCGATAACCTGTTGCTGGCTACTTATCTCTCTGCCACCTGTCCGGTATTGTTTGCTCCAGCGATGGATGAGGATATGTGGCATCATCCTGCCACAAAGGCTAATGTAGCAAAACTATTAGCATACGGACATCAGCAAATACCGGTAGCCACGGGAGAACTGGCCAGTGGCTTATTCGGTGAAGGCCGTATGGCAGAGCCGGAAGCGATAGTGGCCTTCCTGCACCAGCATTTCAGTGAAAATACCACTGCTCCTAAACCTTTAGCTGGCAAAACTGCTTTAGTAAGTGCCGGACCTACCGTAGAACCTATTGACCCGGTACGTTTTATCAGTAATCACTCCAGTGGGAAAATGGGAATTGCGATTGCAGAGGAAATGGCAAACGCAGGCGCAAAAGTAAAACTGGTACTGGGCCCTACACATTTAACAACTACACATCCCGGCGTGGAAATATTCCCCGTTAAAACTGCTGCTGAGATGCTTGACAGCTGTGTGAGCAATGCCGCTGCTGCAGAAATTATTATAATGGCTGCCGCTATAGCCGACTACAGGCCGGTAAATGTGGCTGATAAGAAGATCAAAAAGAATGAAGGCAGCCTGCATATAGACCTGGAAAAAACACAGGACATTTTACGGACTCTGGGAGCTGGAAAAACGCCAGGCCAGCTATTAGTAGGGTTTTCCCTTGAAACAAACAATGAAAAGGAATTTGCCCTTAAAAAGTTAAGGGAAAAGAACCTGGACCTGATCGTGATGAACTCCCTCAACGATCCGGGCGCCGGCTTTAATTATGATACCAATAAAGTAACCCTGTTTGATAAGAACGGCGGTGAAAAAGTGTTACCACTCAAGTCCAAACAGGAGGTAGCACAGGATATTGTATCGGCAATAATTCAAATGCAACATGACTAA
- the murD gene encoding UDP-N-acetylmuramoyl-L-alanine--D-glutamate ligase: MVNELDNNTTYQTAATSLPASGKRLVILGAGESGIGAALLGKQQGYEIFVSDGGAIKDLYKQELAVNNIPFEEGHHSWDIVLDAAEIVKSPGIPEKTELMKKVREKQIPVISEIELAYRFSKDKKIIAITGSNGKSTTTALTYHIFKTAGLNVAMVGNIGVSYAKQVATAPADYYVIEISSFQLDDIKEFKPNVAILLNITPDHLDRYEYKMENYVASKFRIAMNQTAEDYFIYCKDDPEIMKHLEQQPIFSTTIPFTIMEPLKAGGFIANDQVNIQVNEEPVIMSIYDLALKGKHNLYNSMAAGIAGRTMDIRKEKIRESLASFKSLEHRMEYVATVRGVDFINDSKATNVNSVWFALESMERPVVLIMGGVDKGNDYGAIRELVKEKVKAIVCLGVDNSPIQEALSKDTPAMVNTGSMEEAVQAAFQLATKGDVVLLSPACASFDLFKNYEDRGRQFKETVKEL; this comes from the coding sequence TTGGTAAACGAATTGGATAACAATACTACATATCAGACTGCTGCTACATCACTTCCGGCCTCCGGGAAGCGCCTGGTAATACTGGGTGCAGGAGAAAGCGGTATTGGTGCAGCTTTGCTGGGCAAACAGCAGGGATATGAAATATTTGTTTCTGATGGGGGTGCTATCAAAGATCTTTATAAACAGGAACTCGCAGTCAATAATATCCCTTTTGAAGAAGGGCATCATTCCTGGGATATCGTATTAGATGCAGCTGAAATTGTGAAAAGCCCGGGAATTCCTGAAAAAACGGAATTGATGAAAAAGGTAAGGGAAAAACAAATACCGGTTATTTCCGAAATCGAATTAGCATACCGTTTCAGCAAGGATAAAAAAATTATTGCCATTACCGGAAGCAATGGAAAAAGCACCACAACAGCACTTACCTATCACATATTTAAAACCGCAGGATTAAATGTGGCCATGGTAGGCAATATTGGGGTGAGCTACGCAAAGCAGGTAGCCACTGCACCGGCAGATTACTACGTTATTGAGATAAGCAGCTTCCAGCTGGATGACATAAAAGAATTTAAACCCAATGTGGCCATTTTATTAAACATCACACCAGATCACCTGGACCGTTATGAATATAAAATGGAAAACTATGTGGCTTCAAAATTCCGGATTGCCATGAATCAAACTGCGGAAGACTACTTTATCTATTGTAAAGATGATCCTGAAATAATGAAGCATTTGGAACAGCAACCCATTTTTTCAACAACAATACCTTTTACCATCATGGAACCACTGAAAGCAGGCGGATTTATAGCAAATGACCAGGTAAATATCCAGGTCAATGAGGAACCGGTTATCATGTCTATTTACGACCTCGCGTTAAAAGGCAAACATAACTTATATAACTCAATGGCAGCAGGGATAGCGGGCAGAACGATGGACATACGGAAAGAAAAAATAAGGGAGAGTCTTGCTTCATTTAAAAGCCTCGAACATCGCATGGAGTACGTTGCTACCGTGCGTGGAGTAGACTTTATCAATGATAGCAAAGCTACTAATGTAAACTCCGTATGGTTTGCATTGGAAAGTATGGAAAGACCAGTAGTACTGATTATGGGTGGAGTGGATAAAGGTAATGACTATGGTGCTATCCGTGAACTGGTAAAAGAAAAGGTAAAAGCAATTGTATGCCTGGGTGTAGACAATAGCCCTATACAGGAAGCATTGTCAAAAGATACTCCAGCTATGGTAAATACTGGTAGTATGGAGGAAGCAGTACAGGCAGCATTCCAGCTGGCTACAAAAGGGGATGTGGTGCTGTTGTCGCCTGCATGTGCCAGCTTCGATTTATTCAAGAATTATGAAGACAGAGGACGTCAGTTTAAAGAAACAGTAAAAGAATTATAG
- the rsmH gene encoding 16S rRNA (cytosine(1402)-N(4))-methyltransferase RsmH produces the protein MGTQEYHLPVLLHEVTELLHIKPDGIYVDATFGGGGHSRAILAQLGEKGRLIVFDQDEDAFRNRIEDDRVTFVQQNFRHLQRFLKLHQATEVDGVLADLGVSSHQFDTAERGFSTRFDGDLDMRMDTRSALTAAQLLQTYSAARLQLLFQEYGEVTNSKTLATTIVQQRKVHPMRTIAEFKYVIQPVVKGNPQKYLAQVFQALRIAVNDELGALKELLTQTAAVLKPGGRMAFITFHSLEDRLVKNFMKTGSFEEVQDHPFTMHTPPKLFQLITKKPVTASTEELKLNPRSRSAKLRVAEKM, from the coding sequence ATGGGCACACAAGAATACCATTTACCTGTTTTGCTTCACGAAGTAACTGAACTGCTACATATTAAGCCGGATGGCATTTATGTAGACGCCACTTTTGGAGGAGGCGGACATTCCCGCGCAATATTGGCGCAACTGGGTGAAAAAGGCCGGCTTATCGTATTTGATCAGGATGAGGATGCTTTCCGCAACAGGATCGAAGACGACAGAGTCACCTTTGTTCAGCAAAATTTCCGGCACCTGCAGCGCTTTCTGAAACTACACCAGGCCACAGAGGTAGATGGTGTACTGGCTGATCTGGGCGTATCCTCCCATCAGTTTGATACCGCTGAAAGAGGATTTAGTACCCGCTTTGATGGAGACCTGGACATGCGGATGGACACACGGAGCGCATTGACTGCTGCCCAGTTGTTGCAAACTTACTCTGCTGCCAGGCTGCAATTACTTTTCCAGGAATACGGTGAGGTGACCAACTCAAAAACGCTGGCCACTACCATTGTACAACAAAGAAAAGTACACCCCATGCGCACCATAGCAGAATTTAAATATGTAATACAGCCCGTTGTTAAAGGCAACCCGCAAAAATATCTGGCTCAGGTATTCCAGGCATTGCGCATCGCTGTCAATGATGAACTTGGTGCCCTGAAAGAGTTATTGACACAAACAGCAGCTGTACTTAAACCAGGGGGTAGAATGGCCTTTATTACCTTCCATTCATTGGAAGACAGGTTGGTAAAAAACTTCATGAAAACAGGCAGTTTCGAAGAAGTCCAAGACCATCCATTTACCATGCACACACCCCCTAAGTTGTTTCAGTTGATTACTAAAAAACCTGTTACTGCCAGTACTGAAGAACTAAAGCTGAATCCAAGGTCCAGAAGCGCAAAATTACGGGTAGCTGAAAAAATGTAA
- a CDS encoding DNA-directed RNA polymerase subunit omega, with amino-acid sequence MSKIKRSLTSSLNPWVETRNTTDIKGRTGNLYESIAVISKRANQINISVKEELHSKLEEFASHTDNLEEVHENKEQIEISRFYERLANPAIQATQEFLDNKIYFRKNDDDLFS; translated from the coding sequence ATGAGCAAAATAAAGAGAAGTCTAACCAGTAGTCTTAATCCCTGGGTAGAAACAAGAAATACTACCGATATTAAGGGCCGTACTGGCAATTTATATGAGTCTATTGCCGTGATATCCAAACGCGCCAATCAGATTAATATATCTGTGAAAGAGGAGCTTCATTCCAAGCTGGAAGAATTTGCCAGTCATACTGACAACCTGGAAGAAGTTCATGAAAACAAGGAACAGATTGAGATTTCCCGGTTTTATGAAAGACTGGCTAATCCTGCTATCCAGGCTACACAGGAATTTCTGGATAACAAGATCTATTTCCGTAAGAACGACGACGATCTGTTTAGTTAA
- the mraZ gene encoding division/cell wall cluster transcriptional repressor MraZ, which translates to MTGFLGEYEATLDAKGRFLLPAGFKKQLAEDAGDQFVINRGFEKCLSLYPMNEWQPIFERVSKLNDFDPKVREFRRYFLNGATILELDSAGRLLVPKNLMSYASLEKNIVLAAASNKIEIWDNGKYQEFFENFSPGAFSDLAQQVMGGSDNNISI; encoded by the coding sequence ATGACAGGATTTCTCGGTGAATATGAAGCAACGCTGGACGCAAAAGGGCGCTTCCTCCTACCTGCCGGTTTCAAAAAGCAGTTAGCGGAAGATGCTGGTGACCAGTTTGTGATTAACCGTGGGTTTGAAAAATGCTTGTCCTTGTATCCGATGAATGAATGGCAGCCCATTTTTGAACGTGTCAGCAAGCTGAATGATTTTGATCCGAAAGTTAGAGAATTCCGCCGTTATTTTTTGAACGGTGCTACCATACTCGAACTGGACAGTGCAGGGCGCCTATTAGTACCAAAAAACCTGATGTCGTATGCCAGCCTTGAGAAAAACATCGTACTGGCAGCAGCATCCAACAAAATAGAAATCTGGGACAACGGAAAATATCAGGAGTTCTTTGAAAATTTCTCACCAGGAGCTTTTAGTGACCTGGCACAACAGGTAATGGGTGGCAGTGATAATAACATTTCGATTTAA